In one Amia ocellicauda isolate fAmiCal2 chromosome 2, fAmiCal2.hap1, whole genome shotgun sequence genomic region, the following are encoded:
- the LOC136763278 gene encoding unconventional myosin-XIX isoform X2, whose translation MIDDLTKVNPVTPATVLICLGARYSVGKFYTHAGCSLVALNPFQPLPQLYSLDAMKEYHCTSQPQECKPHIFLVAEQAYRNLQMELGNQSIIISGESGAGKTWTTRSLMKYYSTVAAPSTSQKGKDTVDRVKQRVLDSNPVMEAFGNACTSRNNNSSRFGKYIQLQFNSSQELVGAKIQTFLLEKTRVACPAPDEHNFHIFYQMMDGASEQERQEWHMPHDAQLSWLPNADRNLEDSFAETRDAMTNLGIDCQLQEQIFQVLAGILQLGNVDFSASDESRRCELQEQSKDFLQKAATLLELPTEELLRFLTVRPIRAGGEQRVLTKPCSQAECITRRDCLAKLVYARVFDWLVEFTNQSICAVSSTNFIGLLDVYGFESFKENNLEQVCVNYANEKLQQHFVRHFLKKQQEENIAEGLDQSFISYQDNQSCLALFEDSPNGIFSLLNEECRLNRRADPKNLELRLEKSLSGNPCMSRDKFDAMPHFIVSHYADDVCYQIEGMVEKNKDPVPPELIGLLRKSQKDLLSNLFAHDNKEQKKTRGYLKVITVVSKFKSSLDSLMDVLDSTTPHYIRCIKPNTACQPLAFEKEEVMAQLEACGIVESVKISAAGFPIRIPNAAFMKRYGLIANVKISSKQLSSLEASKRILGPAVRDILCIVLKRPPAPSDPHDRQPHSSLVHCGNTKVFITPAMLELLEAKRNQVFCRQASCIQRYWRRYCSRKQQQASQRHAATVIQAAVHSWLLRRDILKRHTAATCIQRVWRTWRATTETLGKAELVCSWPDDQARASSPANSPTEAGGGIPVVESQMSVSISAVEFPIRILNQAFVQRYGLIANWKSSSEELSSSGSEASKGILGPAVSDILCIVLKRPPAPSDPHDRQPHSSLVHCGNTKVFITPAMLELLEALRNQVLCRQASCIQRYWRRYCSRKQQVSQRHAATVIQAAVRSWLLRRDILKRHTAATCIQRVWRTWRLELMSPTVKSPPLPPGKHAGQGCSVLRVSSPRLLRRKIIKWQRASTIIQRSQTTRKRISVSLEAMMEAPGLNQMAGLKSTYQVKANQFEQGVASIRAYPQQSIDHPFRQSSLKFANVRPHSQADGLVGFNQILLEQA comes from the exons ATGATTGATGATCTCACCAAAGTGAACCCTGTCACCCCGGCTACAG TTCTGATATGCCTGGGTGCTAGGTACTCTGTGGGGAAGTTTTACACTCATGCTGGGTGCAGTCTGGTCGCTCTGAATCCCTTCCAGCCTCTTCCTCAGCTCTACAGTCTGGACGCGATGAAGGAATACCACTGCACCTCCCAGCCACAG GAATGCAAGCCCCACATCTTCCTTGTGGCTGAACAGGCGTACAGGAATCTACAGATGGAGCTGGGGAACCAGTCAATCATCATCAGCGGCGAGAGTGGGGCTGGAAAG ACCTGGACCACCCGCAGTCTCATGAAGTACTACTCCACTGTGGCAGCTCCCTCCACTTCCCAGAAGGGCAAGGACACGGtggacagagtgaagcagcgtGTCCTGGACTCCAACCCTGTCATGGAGGCCTTTG GGAACGCCTGTACATCacgcaacaacaacagcagtcgCTTTGGGAAGTACATCCAGCTGCAATTCAACAG TTCGCAGGAGCTTGTCGGGGCGAAGATCCAGACGTTTCTGTTGGAGAAGACCAGAGTGGCTTGCCCAGCTCCCGACGAGCACAATTTCCACATCTTTTACCAG aTGATGGACGGAGCCTCAGAGCAGGAGAGACAGGAGTGGCATATGCCACATGACGCTCAGTTATCCTGGTTGCCAAATGCTGACAGAAATCTTGAAG ACAGCTTTGCTGAAACCAGAGATGCCATGACGAACCTGGGCATTGACTGCCAACTGCAGGAACAGATCTTTCAG GTCCTCGCAGGGATTTTGCAGCTGGGGAACGTCGACTTCTCTGCATCTGATGAGTCGAGGCGCTGTGAACTCCAGGAGCAGTCCAAAG ACTTCCTCCAGAAGGCGGCCACCTTGCTGGAGTTGCCCACGGAGGAGCTGCTCCGCTTCCTCACTGTGAGGCCCATTCGGGCCGGGGGGGAGCAGCGGGTGCTGACGAAGCCGTGCTCACAGGCCGAGTGCATCACACGAAGGGACTGCTTGGCCAAGCTGGTCTACGCCCG tgTGTTCGACTGGCTTGTTGAGTTCACCAACCAGAGCATCTGTGCCGTTTCATCCACCAACTTCATCG GTCTGCTGGATGTCTACGGCTTTGAGAGCTTCAAAGAAAATAATCTGGAGCAGGTCTGTGTCAACTATGCAAATGAGAAGCTGCAGCAACACTTTGTCCGACACTTTCTGAAGAAGCAGCAG GAGGAGAACATTGCCGAGGGACTGGACCAGTCCTTCATCAGCTACCAGGACAACCAGAGCTGCCTGGCCCTCTTCGAGGACAGCCCCAATGGTATCTTCTCTCTGCTCAATGAG GAGTGCCGTCTGAACCGCCGTGCAGACCCCAAGAACTTGGAGCTGCGGCTGGAGAAATCCCTGTCCGGCAACCCCTGCATGAGCCGGGACAAGTTTGATGCTATGCCGCACTTCATAGTGTCACATTACGCAGACGACGTCTGCTATCAGATCGAGGGAATGGTGGAGAAGAACAAG GACCCCGTGCCTCCAGAGCTCATCGGCCTGCTGCGGAAATCCCAGAAGGATCTGCTCAGCAACCTGTTTGCTCATGACAACAAGGAGCAGAAGAAAACCAGGGGCTACCTCAAAGTCATCACCGTGGTCTCCAAGTTTAAG AGCTCGCTGGACAGCCTGATGGATGTTCTGGAcagcactactccacactacatAAGGTGCATCAAGCCTAACACAGCCTGCCAGCCACTCGCCTTTGAAAAGGAAGAG GTCATGGCACAGCTGGAAGCCTGTGGCATTGTGGAATCCGTCAAAATCAGTGCAGCTGGGTTTCCTATCCG AATTCCAAACGCAGCCTTCATGAAGCGATACGGGCTGATCGCCAACGTGAAGATCTCATCCAAACAACTGAGCAGCTTAG AGGCCAGCAAACGCATCCTGGGCCCCGCAGTCAGAGACATTCTCTGCATCGTCCTGAAGCGCCCACCCGCTCCCTCGGACCCCCATGACCGCCAGCCTCACAGTTCACTGGTGCACTGTGGGAACACCAAAGTCTTCATCACTCCCGCCATG CTGGAACTACTGGAGGCCAAGAGGAACCAAGTTTTCTGCCGCCAAGCATCCTGCATCCAGAGGTACTGGAGGCGCTACTGCagcagaaaacaacaacaggcCAGCCAGAGACACGCAGCGACTGTCATCCAAGCAG CTGTGCATTCCTGGTTGCTGAGGAGAGACATTCTCAAGAGGCACACGGCCGCCACCTGCATCCAGAGAGTCTGGAGAACGTGGAGA GCTACGACAGAGACCCTAGGTAAAGCAGAGCTGGTGTGTTCCTGGCCGGACGATCAGGCCCGGGCCTCCTCTCCAGCCAACAGCCCTACTGAGGCCGGCGGTGGCATCCCAGTGGTGGAGTCTCAGATGTCTGTCAGCATCAGTGCGGTTGAGTTTCCTATCCG GATCCTGAACCAAGCTTTTGTGCAGCGTTATGGGTTGATCGCCAACTGGAAGAGTTCATCTGAAGAACTGAGCAGCTCTG GGTCAGAGGCCAGCAAAGGCATCCTGGGCCCCGCAGTCAGTGACATTCTCTGCATCGTCCTGAAGCGCCCACCCGCTCCCTCGGACCCCCATGACCGCCAGCCTCACAGTTCACTGGTGCACTGTGGGAACACCAAAGTCTTCATCACTCCCGCTATG CTGGAACTACTGGAGGCCTTAAGAAACCAAGTTCTCTGCCGCCAAGCGTCCTGCATCCAGCGGTACTGGAGGCGCTACTGCAGCAGAAAACAACAGGTCAGCCAGAGACACGCAGCAACTGTCATCCAAGCAG CTGTGCGTTCCTGGTTGCTGAGGAGAGACATTCTCAAGAGGCACACGGCCGCCACCTGCATCCAGAGAGTCTGGAGAACGTGGAGG tTGGAACTAATGTCTCCAACAGTAAAGTCTCCACCTCTGCCTCCTGGAAAACACGCTGGCCAGGGCTGCTCTGTGCTCAGGGTCTCCTCACCCAGACTGCTCAGGAGGAAGATCATCAAGTGGCAGAGGGCCAGCACCATCATCCAGAGAAGCCAGACGACAAGAAAGCGTATTTCAGTTTCACTCGAGGCTATGATGGAAGCCCCAGGTCTCAATCAGATGGCCGGTCTGAAGAGCACCTACCAGGTGAAGGCCAACCAGTTTGAGCAGGGAGTGGCTTCAATCAGGGCCTATCCTCAG CAATCGATCGACCATCCATTCCGACAATCTTCACTGAAGTTCGCCAACGTCCGCCCACATTCACAGGCTGATGGACTCGTTGGTTTCAACCAGATTTTACTGGAACAAGCATGA
- the LOC136763278 gene encoding unconventional myosin-XIX isoform X1, which produces MIDDLTKVNPVTPATVLICLGARYSVGKFYTHAGCSLVALNPFQPLPQLYSLDAMKEYHCTSQPQECKPHIFLVAEQAYRNLQMELGNQSIIISGESGAGKTWTTRSLMKYYSTVAAPSTSQKGKDTVDRVKQRVLDSNPVMEAFGNACTSRNNNSSRFGKYIQLQFNSSQELVGAKIQTFLLEKTRVACPAPDEHNFHIFYQMMDGASEQERQEWHMPHDAQLSWLPNADRNLEDSFAETRDAMTNLGIDCQLQEQIFQVLAGILQLGNVDFSASDESRRCELQEQSKDFLQKAATLLELPTEELLRFLTVRPIRAGGEQRVLTKPCSQAECITRRDCLAKLVYARVFDWLVEFTNQSICAVSSTNFIGLLDVYGFESFKENNLEQVCVNYANEKLQQHFVRHFLKKQQEENIAEGLDQSFISYQDNQSCLALFEDSPNGIFSLLNEECRLNRRADPKNLELRLEKSLSGNPCMSRDKFDAMPHFIVSHYADDVCYQIEGMVEKNKDPVPPELIGLLRKSQKDLLSNLFAHDNKEQKKTRGYLKVITVVSKFKSSLDSLMDVLDSTTPHYIRCIKPNTACQPLAFEKEEVMAQLEACGIVESVKISAAGFPIRIPNAAFMKRYGLIANVKISSKQLSSLGSEASKRILGPAVRDILCIVLKRPPAPSDPHDRQPHSSLVHCGNTKVFITPAMLELLEAKRNQVFCRQASCIQRYWRRYCSRKQQQASQRHAATVIQAAVHSWLLRRDILKRHTAATCIQRVWRTWRATTETLGKAELVCSWPDDQARASSPANSPTEAGGGIPVVESQMSVSISAVEFPIRILNQAFVQRYGLIANWKSSSEELSSSGSEASKGILGPAVSDILCIVLKRPPAPSDPHDRQPHSSLVHCGNTKVFITPAMLELLEALRNQVLCRQASCIQRYWRRYCSRKQQVSQRHAATVIQAAVRSWLLRRDILKRHTAATCIQRVWRTWRLELMSPTVKSPPLPPGKHAGQGCSVLRVSSPRLLRRKIIKWQRASTIIQRSQTTRKRISVSLEAMMEAPGLNQMAGLKSTYQVKANQFEQGVASIRAYPQQSIDHPFRQSSLKFANVRPHSQADGLVGFNQILLEQA; this is translated from the exons ATGATTGATGATCTCACCAAAGTGAACCCTGTCACCCCGGCTACAG TTCTGATATGCCTGGGTGCTAGGTACTCTGTGGGGAAGTTTTACACTCATGCTGGGTGCAGTCTGGTCGCTCTGAATCCCTTCCAGCCTCTTCCTCAGCTCTACAGTCTGGACGCGATGAAGGAATACCACTGCACCTCCCAGCCACAG GAATGCAAGCCCCACATCTTCCTTGTGGCTGAACAGGCGTACAGGAATCTACAGATGGAGCTGGGGAACCAGTCAATCATCATCAGCGGCGAGAGTGGGGCTGGAAAG ACCTGGACCACCCGCAGTCTCATGAAGTACTACTCCACTGTGGCAGCTCCCTCCACTTCCCAGAAGGGCAAGGACACGGtggacagagtgaagcagcgtGTCCTGGACTCCAACCCTGTCATGGAGGCCTTTG GGAACGCCTGTACATCacgcaacaacaacagcagtcgCTTTGGGAAGTACATCCAGCTGCAATTCAACAG TTCGCAGGAGCTTGTCGGGGCGAAGATCCAGACGTTTCTGTTGGAGAAGACCAGAGTGGCTTGCCCAGCTCCCGACGAGCACAATTTCCACATCTTTTACCAG aTGATGGACGGAGCCTCAGAGCAGGAGAGACAGGAGTGGCATATGCCACATGACGCTCAGTTATCCTGGTTGCCAAATGCTGACAGAAATCTTGAAG ACAGCTTTGCTGAAACCAGAGATGCCATGACGAACCTGGGCATTGACTGCCAACTGCAGGAACAGATCTTTCAG GTCCTCGCAGGGATTTTGCAGCTGGGGAACGTCGACTTCTCTGCATCTGATGAGTCGAGGCGCTGTGAACTCCAGGAGCAGTCCAAAG ACTTCCTCCAGAAGGCGGCCACCTTGCTGGAGTTGCCCACGGAGGAGCTGCTCCGCTTCCTCACTGTGAGGCCCATTCGGGCCGGGGGGGAGCAGCGGGTGCTGACGAAGCCGTGCTCACAGGCCGAGTGCATCACACGAAGGGACTGCTTGGCCAAGCTGGTCTACGCCCG tgTGTTCGACTGGCTTGTTGAGTTCACCAACCAGAGCATCTGTGCCGTTTCATCCACCAACTTCATCG GTCTGCTGGATGTCTACGGCTTTGAGAGCTTCAAAGAAAATAATCTGGAGCAGGTCTGTGTCAACTATGCAAATGAGAAGCTGCAGCAACACTTTGTCCGACACTTTCTGAAGAAGCAGCAG GAGGAGAACATTGCCGAGGGACTGGACCAGTCCTTCATCAGCTACCAGGACAACCAGAGCTGCCTGGCCCTCTTCGAGGACAGCCCCAATGGTATCTTCTCTCTGCTCAATGAG GAGTGCCGTCTGAACCGCCGTGCAGACCCCAAGAACTTGGAGCTGCGGCTGGAGAAATCCCTGTCCGGCAACCCCTGCATGAGCCGGGACAAGTTTGATGCTATGCCGCACTTCATAGTGTCACATTACGCAGACGACGTCTGCTATCAGATCGAGGGAATGGTGGAGAAGAACAAG GACCCCGTGCCTCCAGAGCTCATCGGCCTGCTGCGGAAATCCCAGAAGGATCTGCTCAGCAACCTGTTTGCTCATGACAACAAGGAGCAGAAGAAAACCAGGGGCTACCTCAAAGTCATCACCGTGGTCTCCAAGTTTAAG AGCTCGCTGGACAGCCTGATGGATGTTCTGGAcagcactactccacactacatAAGGTGCATCAAGCCTAACACAGCCTGCCAGCCACTCGCCTTTGAAAAGGAAGAG GTCATGGCACAGCTGGAAGCCTGTGGCATTGTGGAATCCGTCAAAATCAGTGCAGCTGGGTTTCCTATCCG AATTCCAAACGCAGCCTTCATGAAGCGATACGGGCTGATCGCCAACGTGAAGATCTCATCCAAACAACTGAGCAGCTTAG GGTCAGAGGCCAGCAAACGCATCCTGGGCCCCGCAGTCAGAGACATTCTCTGCATCGTCCTGAAGCGCCCACCCGCTCCCTCGGACCCCCATGACCGCCAGCCTCACAGTTCACTGGTGCACTGTGGGAACACCAAAGTCTTCATCACTCCCGCCATG CTGGAACTACTGGAGGCCAAGAGGAACCAAGTTTTCTGCCGCCAAGCATCCTGCATCCAGAGGTACTGGAGGCGCTACTGCagcagaaaacaacaacaggcCAGCCAGAGACACGCAGCGACTGTCATCCAAGCAG CTGTGCATTCCTGGTTGCTGAGGAGAGACATTCTCAAGAGGCACACGGCCGCCACCTGCATCCAGAGAGTCTGGAGAACGTGGAGA GCTACGACAGAGACCCTAGGTAAAGCAGAGCTGGTGTGTTCCTGGCCGGACGATCAGGCCCGGGCCTCCTCTCCAGCCAACAGCCCTACTGAGGCCGGCGGTGGCATCCCAGTGGTGGAGTCTCAGATGTCTGTCAGCATCAGTGCGGTTGAGTTTCCTATCCG GATCCTGAACCAAGCTTTTGTGCAGCGTTATGGGTTGATCGCCAACTGGAAGAGTTCATCTGAAGAACTGAGCAGCTCTG GGTCAGAGGCCAGCAAAGGCATCCTGGGCCCCGCAGTCAGTGACATTCTCTGCATCGTCCTGAAGCGCCCACCCGCTCCCTCGGACCCCCATGACCGCCAGCCTCACAGTTCACTGGTGCACTGTGGGAACACCAAAGTCTTCATCACTCCCGCTATG CTGGAACTACTGGAGGCCTTAAGAAACCAAGTTCTCTGCCGCCAAGCGTCCTGCATCCAGCGGTACTGGAGGCGCTACTGCAGCAGAAAACAACAGGTCAGCCAGAGACACGCAGCAACTGTCATCCAAGCAG CTGTGCGTTCCTGGTTGCTGAGGAGAGACATTCTCAAGAGGCACACGGCCGCCACCTGCATCCAGAGAGTCTGGAGAACGTGGAGG tTGGAACTAATGTCTCCAACAGTAAAGTCTCCACCTCTGCCTCCTGGAAAACACGCTGGCCAGGGCTGCTCTGTGCTCAGGGTCTCCTCACCCAGACTGCTCAGGAGGAAGATCATCAAGTGGCAGAGGGCCAGCACCATCATCCAGAGAAGCCAGACGACAAGAAAGCGTATTTCAGTTTCACTCGAGGCTATGATGGAAGCCCCAGGTCTCAATCAGATGGCCGGTCTGAAGAGCACCTACCAGGTGAAGGCCAACCAGTTTGAGCAGGGAGTGGCTTCAATCAGGGCCTATCCTCAG CAATCGATCGACCATCCATTCCGACAATCTTCACTGAAGTTCGCCAACGTCCGCCCACATTCACAGGCTGATGGACTCGTTGGTTTCAACCAGATTTTACTGGAACAAGCATGA